From one Trifolium pratense cultivar HEN17-A07 linkage group LG1, ARS_RC_1.1, whole genome shotgun sequence genomic stretch:
- the LOC123882947 gene encoding alpha-1,3/1,6-mannosyltransferase ALG2: protein MAEGTNSKMNIAIIHPDLGIGGAERLVVDAAVELASRGHKVHIFTAHHDKNRCFEETIAGIFPVTVYGSFLPRYIFYRLHALCAYLRCLFVAFCVLFLWPSFDVILVDQVSVVIPILKLKRSTKVVFYCHFPDLLLAQHSTLLRRMYRKPIDYAEEITTGMADLILVNSNFTASTFANTFKHLNAKGIRPAVLYPAVNVDQFNEPTSSKPNFLSINRFERKKNIQLAISAFAMLYSPNRVLKQQDITNASLTVAGGFDKRLKENVEYLDELKDLAEKEGVSDKIKFITSCSTDERNVLLSECLCVLYTPENEHFGIVPLEAMAAYKPVIACNSGGPVESIKNGVTGFLCDPTPQEFSSAMANLIDDPQRAEEMGREARRHVVESFSTKTFGKRLNSYLVDIHRGKED, encoded by the exons ATGGCTGAGGGAACAAACTCAAAGATGAACATTGCTATAATTCACCCAGATCTTGGCATAG GCGGAGCTGAACGATTAGTTGTGGATGCAGCTGTTGAACTTGCATCTCGTGGTcataaagttcatatttttactGCTCATCATGATAAAAATAGATGCTTTGAGGAAACCATTGCTG GTATCTTTCCAGTTACTGTCTATGGTTCCTTTCTTCCCCGTTATATATTCTACCGTCTCCATGCATTGTGTGCATACCTTCGGTGCCTATTTGTTGCTTTCTGTGTTCTTTTTCTTTGGCCCTCATTTGACGTAATACTGGTAGACCAGGTCTCTGTGGTTATCCCCATCTTGAAACTTAAAAGGTCAACTAAG GTTGTATTCTACTGTCATTTTCCAGACTTGTTACTGGCTCAACATTCAACTCTCCTCAGGAGGATGTATAGGAAACCCATAGACTATGCAGAAGAAATAACAACTG GAATGGCCGATTTGATACTTGTTAACAGCAACTTCACTGCATCTACTTTTGCAAATACTTTCAAGCATCTAAATGCTAAAGGAATTCGACCAGCTGTCCTCTACCCAGCAGTCAATGTGGATCAATTCAATGAACCCACTTCCTCTAA GCCAAATTTTCTTTCCATTAACCGTTTTGAAAGGAAGAAGAACATACAATTAGCAATTTCAGCTTTTGCTATGCTTTACTCGCCCAACAGAGTTCTTAAGCAGCAAGATATTACAAATGCTTCTTTGACTGTTGCGG GTGGCTTTGATAAGCGGTTGAAGGAGAATGTGGAGTACCTAGATGAGCTTAAAGATTTAGCTGAAAAGGAAGGGGTCtctgataaaataaaattcatcacTTCTTGCTCTACAGATGAAAGAAATGTTCTTCTTTCAGAATGCCTGTGTGTCCTTTATACGCCAGAG AATGAGCACTTTGGCATTGTTCCTTTGGAGGCAATGGCAGCTTATAAACCTGTAATTGCATGTAATAGTGGTGGTCCTGTGGAGTCAATCAAGAATGGTGTAACAGGCTTCCTTTGCGATCCTACACCACAAGAGTTTTCCTCAGCAATGGCTAACTTGATAGATGATCCCCAGAGAGCAGAAGAAATGGGCAGAGAAGCTAGGAGGCATGTTGTTGAGTCATTCTCTACGAAGACATTTGGCAAGCGTTTAAATAGCTATCTGGTTGACATTCACAGGGGAAAGGAGGATTGA
- the LOC123912636 gene encoding uncharacterized protein LOC123912636, whose translation MWRLAKNILPTRGNLLRRRVPLDPVCPLCFNDLESTEHLFLHCPLIKQVWLASPLGVRPPPHSDLVLWLTQWLNCKESFAIQLFCTTLWKIWFFRNQTIFKNLDFDPIRVSCAAQKFVSEFSVSSTPREQSTGQQPRCDWVAPPPDFFKLNVDAGCGSMGQVSWGLVIRNHNAEVLFAATKKTEFVAEVVVAEALGLRWGLQIARDLNLSNIIFEMDASLVVDCFKDLLSLSSNDHFIVDCKELFSSLVNCSICVVSRSCNSAAHRLAQAAKTIGSRTWVGDASNPMEWPSFFIGLFP comes from the coding sequence ATGTGGAGGTTAGCGAAGAACATCTTACCAACCAGAGGCAATCTCTTGAGAAGGCGAGTCCCTCTTGATCCTGTCTGCCCACTTTGCTTTAATGATCTGGAGAGCACGGAGCACCTTTTCCTTCATTGTCCTCTTATCAAACAAGTGTGGCTCGCTTCCCCGTTAGGGGTCAGACCCCCTCCCCATTCTGATTTGGTTCTCTGGCTGACACAATGGCTTAATTGTAAAGAGTCGTTCGCGATCCAACTTTTTTGTACGACACTTTGGAAGATCTGGTTCTTTAGGAatcaaacaattttcaaaaatttggATTTTGATCCAATTAGAGTCTCCTGTGCTGCCCAAAAATTTGTGTCTGAATTTTCTGTAAGCTCCACTCCTAGGGAGCAGTCGACTGGACAGCAGCCCCGCTGTGACTGGGTGGCTCCTCCACCAGATTTTTTCAAGTTAAATGTTGATGCCGGTTGTGGTTCGATGGGTCAAGTAAGCTGGGGACTGGTTATTAGGAACCATAATGCAGAAGTACTGTTTGCTGCTACAAAGAAGACTGAGTTTGTGGCTGAAGTTGTTGTTGCAGAAGCATTAGGACTGCGTTGGGGACTTCAAATAGCAAGGGATTTGAACCTCAGTAATATCATATTTGAAATGGATGCTTCATTGGTGGTGGACTGTTTCAAGGATCTCCTCTCTTTATCAAGTAATGATCACTTTATAGTTGATTGCAAAGAGTTGTTTTCTAGTTTAGTAAATTGTTCTATTTGTGTTGTTAGTCGTTCATGTAACTCTGCTGCTCATAGATTAGCCCAGGCAGCTAAAACAATTGGTTCACGTACATGGGTGGGGGATGCCTCAAACCCCATGGAGTGGCCTTCTTTCTTTATTGGTCTGTTTCCTTAA